GATTTCGCGGCCGTGCTGCGCCACTCGGGTACCAATGCAGTGCTCACCCTGGACATCGACGGCAAGGAGCAGCTTGCGCTGACCAAGGCCCTCGACATCCACCCGATCCGGCGCAGCATTCAGCACGCCGACCTGCTGGTGGTGCGCCGCGGCGAGAAGGTGACCGTCGAGGTGAATGTCATCGTTGAGGGCGACGCCGGGCCAGACACCCTGGTCACCCAGGACGCCAACGCCATCGAGATCGAGGCCGAGGCCCTGTCGATTCCCGAGCAGTTGACCGTGTCGGTGGAGGGCGCAGAAGCCGGCACCCAGTTCACCGCCGGCCAGATTCAGCTGCCCAAGGGCGTCTCGCTGGTCTCCGATCCCGAGCTGCTGGTGGTCAACGTGGTCCAGGCGCCGACAGCTGAGGATCTCGCCGAAGAGGGCGCCGGCGAGGAGGGCGTGGCCGCCGAAGAAGAAGCCGGCGACGAGGCCGAAGGCGAGGCCGACGCCGAGGCCGAAGCCGGCTCCGAGTAGCGCGACGTGGCCGAACCGCTGCTAGTGGTCGGCCTGGGCAACCCCGGCGAGAACTACGCCCGAACGCGGCACAACGTCGGGTTCATGGTTGCCGACGTGCTCGCCACCCGCCTTGGCGCAAAGTTCAAGGCGCACAAGCGTTCTGGTGCCGAGGTGAGCACCGGGCGGCTGGCCGGCCGCGCGGTGGTGCTGGCCAAACCACGCAGCTACATGAACGAGTCCGGCCGACAGGTCGGGCCGCTGGCCAAGTTCTACTCGGTGGCCCCCGCCGACATCATCGTTATCCACGACGACCTCGACCTTGATTTCGGCAAAATCCGCCTCAAACTGGGCGGCGGTGAAGGCGGCCACAACGGGCTGCGTTCGCTGGCTGCCGCGTTGGGCAGCAAGGACTTTCAGCGGGTTCGGATCGGGATCGGCCGTCCACCGGGCCGCAAGGACCCGGCGGCGTTCGTGCTGGAGCCGTTCAACGCCACCGAACGCCCCGAGATCCCGACCATCTGCGAGCAGGCCGCCGACGCCACCGAGCTCCTGATCGAACTCGGCCTCGAACCGGCGCAAAATCGGGTGCACGCCTGGCCCTGAGCCGACTGCGGGGCCGCCTAGGTGACCAGGGTGACCGAGTTCGCCCGGCGCAGCTTGCCCGACGGCGTCTTCGGGATGGTCCCGGGCCCGAGCACCACGACGTTGCGCGGACGCACGTCGACCTCCTTGACGACCTCGTGGGCGACGTCGTGCTCGATGCGGCGAACTTGCGCGGGGTCCTCGAACGCGTTGGACTCCACCGCGACGGCGAATGACTCGCG
The nucleotide sequence above comes from Mycobacterium vicinigordonae. Encoded proteins:
- a CDS encoding 50S ribosomal protein L25/general stress protein Ctc, yielding MAKATINQLSATVRTETGKGASRRARREGKIPAVLYGHGSEPQHLELPGHDFAAVLRHSGTNAVLTLDIDGKEQLALTKALDIHPIRRSIQHADLLVVRRGEKVTVEVNVIVEGDAGPDTLVTQDANAIEIEAEALSIPEQLTVSVEGAEAGTQFTAGQIQLPKGVSLVSDPELLVVNVVQAPTAEDLAEEGAGEEGVAAEEEAGDEAEGEADAEAEAGSE
- the pth gene encoding aminoacyl-tRNA hydrolase — its product is MAEPLLVVGLGNPGENYARTRHNVGFMVADVLATRLGAKFKAHKRSGAEVSTGRLAGRAVVLAKPRSYMNESGRQVGPLAKFYSVAPADIIVIHDDLDLDFGKIRLKLGGGEGGHNGLRSLAAALGSKDFQRVRIGIGRPPGRKDPAAFVLEPFNATERPEIPTICEQAADATELLIELGLEPAQNRVHAWP